The following proteins are co-located in the Maridesulfovibrio sp. genome:
- a CDS encoding lysophospholipid acyltransferase family protein codes for MKIKIDPVIFAPQVAFLYRWWVRSMRYDISGYENIIEPHKQGKPLMLALWHNELFSLIGLGFLEKLPLVTMASDSKDGQIITEVLERIGYEVARGSSTRGGLKAMLGVARIMRKKGKIGAITMDGPKGPRHEVKSGILAIAQKTGASIIPMRAYPDNPIVFENSWDRFELPKPFMPCKILLGEPFKVTEEKLDDDILASEARRLEAIMASMTLD; via the coding sequence ATGAAAATCAAGATTGATCCGGTCATATTTGCACCGCAGGTAGCCTTTCTTTATCGTTGGTGGGTAAGGTCAATGCGTTATGATATCAGCGGATATGAAAATATCATTGAGCCGCACAAGCAGGGCAAGCCGCTTATGCTGGCCCTATGGCATAATGAATTATTCAGCCTGATCGGTCTTGGCTTTTTGGAAAAACTTCCGCTGGTAACCATGGCCAGTGACAGCAAGGACGGACAGATCATAACTGAAGTGCTTGAGCGGATCGGATATGAAGTTGCGCGTGGTTCTTCCACTCGTGGCGGATTGAAGGCTATGCTCGGAGTAGCACGGATCATGCGCAAGAAAGGTAAGATCGGTGCTATCACAATGGATGGTCCCAAGGGGCCTCGTCATGAAGTAAAGTCCGGAATTCTGGCAATTGCCCAGAAGACAGGGGCTTCAATTATTCCCATGCGGGCTTATCCGGATAACCCTATCGTTTTTGAAAACTCGTGGGACAGGTTTGAATTGCCTAAACCGTTCATGCCATGCAAAATTTTGCTGGGAGAACCTTTCAAGGTTACCGAGGAAAAACTTGATGATGATATACTGGCCAGCGAAGCCCGTCGCCTTGAAGCGATCATGGCAAGTATGACGCTGGATTAG
- a CDS encoding ABC transporter transmembrane domain-containing protein — protein sequence MPKGGKYSYLKNKHLIKRCLSYFGPYKFKIFIAFVSMAIVAAATAATAYLIQPAMDDIFINKDREALKLVPIAFVLVMLIKGVFRFLQTYLMNSTGLLVLERLRNDLFNKIICLPMNFFEESQVGMLMSRILNDVIEIRASLPSFIMMIREACTIICLIGLVFYRDPYLAAFAVLVLPLAIFPFFYFGRKLRKLGRKNQSKISDINALLQESFSGVKVIKAFANENRETGKFKEENGRLVRIAIKEVLNSELSSRIMEVVGAIGIGLVLWYGGSQVIEGQSTPGTFFSFIAAMVMLYEPIKKMNTSNHTIQRALAGAERVFEILDSPKINVEQGGSVEWEQDFKKLEIKDLTFSYPSSEKPVLDNINLDVEAGQKIAIVGPSGSGKTTLVNLIPRFYDASEGSIAINGRAVSDYTLKSLRLNIGMVSQETFLFNASVRDNIAYVSQDASLESVQQSARNAYAHEFVEKLPEGYETMVGERGVRLSGGQKQRLTIARALLKNPPLLILDEATSALDTEAERIVQMALENLMKDRTSIVIAHRLSTVLSADVIVVMEKGKIVSKGSHKELLEKCPLYIKLYNMQFQDNA from the coding sequence TTGCCTAAAGGCGGAAAATACAGCTATCTGAAAAATAAACATCTCATTAAGAGATGTCTTTCATATTTCGGACCGTACAAGTTTAAGATTTTCATTGCATTTGTTTCCATGGCAATCGTTGCCGCAGCTACTGCCGCAACCGCGTACCTGATCCAGCCGGCCATGGACGATATCTTCATTAATAAGGACCGCGAGGCCCTGAAGCTGGTTCCAATCGCTTTTGTTTTGGTCATGCTGATCAAAGGTGTCTTCAGGTTTTTGCAGACCTATCTGATGAACAGCACCGGTCTGTTGGTGCTTGAACGGCTCAGAAACGATCTTTTCAACAAAATTATATGCTTGCCCATGAATTTCTTTGAAGAAAGTCAGGTGGGCATGCTTATGTCACGTATTCTGAACGATGTTATTGAAATCCGGGCCAGCCTGCCTTCATTTATTATGATGATTCGCGAGGCCTGCACCATTATCTGTCTGATCGGTCTGGTTTTTTACCGTGATCCTTATCTGGCAGCTTTTGCCGTGCTGGTTCTACCGCTGGCAATTTTCCCGTTTTTTTATTTTGGGCGCAAGCTGCGTAAGTTGGGCCGGAAGAATCAAAGCAAGATTTCAGATATTAACGCTTTGCTGCAGGAGAGTTTCAGCGGGGTGAAGGTAATCAAGGCTTTTGCCAATGAGAATCGTGAAACAGGCAAATTTAAAGAAGAAAACGGTCGTCTGGTCAGGATTGCTATTAAAGAAGTCCTGAACAGTGAACTTTCATCCCGTATCATGGAAGTTGTCGGGGCCATCGGTATCGGTCTTGTGCTCTGGTACGGCGGTTCTCAGGTAATTGAAGGTCAGTCTACACCGGGTACTTTCTTTTCTTTTATTGCCGCGATGGTCATGCTTTATGAGCCGATCAAGAAAATGAACACTTCCAACCATACCATCCAGCGCGCGCTTGCCGGGGCGGAAAGGGTTTTTGAGATTCTTGATTCTCCGAAGATCAATGTTGAGCAGGGTGGTTCCGTAGAGTGGGAACAGGATTTTAAAAAGCTGGAAATCAAAGACCTTACCTTCAGCTATCCTTCTTCTGAAAAGCCTGTTCTGGACAATATCAACCTTGATGTTGAAGCAGGGCAGAAGATAGCCATTGTCGGTCCCAGTGGATCCGGTAAGACAACTCTGGTTAACCTGATTCCCCGTTTTTACGATGCTAGCGAAGGTTCAATTGCTATTAACGGCAGGGCAGTCAGTGATTACACCTTGAAGTCTCTACGTTTGAATATCGGTATGGTTTCGCAGGAAACCTTCCTGTTTAATGCTTCTGTACGTGATAACATTGCCTATGTAAGTCAGGATGCCTCTCTTGAGAGTGTCCAGCAGAGCGCACGGAATGCTTATGCTCATGAGTTTGTTGAAAAGCTTCCTGAAGGTTACGAGACTATGGTCGGTGAACGCGGAGTAAGGCTTTCCGGCGGACAGAAACAGCGTCTGACCATTGCTCGTGCATTGCTCAAGAACCCGCCGCTGCTTATTCTCGATGAGGCCACCAGTGCCCTTGATACCGAAGCGGAACGCATTGTACAGATGGCCCTTGAGAATCTCATGAAGGACAGGACCAGCATTGTAATTGCTCACAGGCTTTCCACTGTACTTTCAGCTGATGTGATCGTGGTCATGGAAAAAGGCAAGATTGTTTCCAAAGGCAGCCACAAGGAGCTTCTGGAAAAATGTCCGCTGTATATCAAGCTTTATAACATGCAGTTCCAGGATAACGCTTAG
- the yedF gene encoding sulfurtransferase-like selenium metabolism protein YedF — MSVKIDCKGLPCPQPVLKCKNAIESENPAKIKITVDNEAAKENVSRFMTTKGYEVSVKEKDNLFVVKGKKDVSTESSAECEVCEVMSDEELSKVGSKTLVFLNSEVLGSGDDKLGAGLMFNFLSTLPELGDSLWRIIMVNGAVKLATEGSKCLEKLQDLEKAGVSILVCGTCLDHFDLLDKKKVGETTNMLDVVTSMQLASKVIKA; from the coding sequence ATGTCAGTTAAAATAGATTGCAAAGGGTTGCCTTGTCCGCAGCCCGTACTCAAGTGTAAGAATGCTATTGAATCCGAAAATCCAGCAAAAATCAAAATCACAGTAGATAATGAAGCGGCAAAAGAAAATGTATCCCGTTTCATGACTACCAAAGGCTACGAAGTAAGCGTGAAGGAAAAAGACAACCTATTCGTAGTCAAAGGGAAAAAAGACGTTTCGACTGAGTCCTCCGCTGAGTGCGAAGTATGCGAAGTCATGAGTGATGAAGAACTTTCTAAAGTCGGCAGCAAAACCCTTGTTTTCCTGAACAGCGAAGTTTTAGGCAGCGGTGACGATAAACTTGGTGCCGGCCTGATGTTCAACTTCCTTTCCACCCTGCCTGAGCTTGGCGATTCCCTTTGGAGAATTATCATGGTCAACGGCGCGGTCAAACTTGCAACCGAGGGCAGCAAATGCCTTGAAAAACTGCAGGACCTTGAAAAAGCAGGCGTATCTATTCTCGTCTGCGGAACATGTCTCGACCATTTCGACCTGCTCGACAAAAAGAAAGTAGGCGAAACAACAAACATGCTCGACGTAGTCACCAGCATGCAGCTTGCCAGCAAGGTCATTAAGGCTTAA
- a CDS encoding pseudouridine synthase → MTDKQTIRLNKYIASAGIASRRGADELVQKGKVKINGVLADSPGIQVDPENDRVEVNGKLVQHEEKSKDLYILLHKTIETVTTAKDPQGRKTVLDLLPPEIVKRRVFPVGRLDFYSEGMLLLTTDGELCNRMTHPKWHLPKIYHVTIRGKLSEKELSVMQNGMYLEDKRELLAPVNIKAISEVGETTKYEMELRQGINRQIRRMFGEFDKTILRLKRIRQGRIELGNLKPGKWRELSAKELTLLKNDLKMK, encoded by the coding sequence ATGACCGACAAACAAACAATCAGACTCAATAAATATATTGCCTCCGCCGGGATAGCTTCCCGGCGCGGGGCTGATGAACTTGTCCAAAAGGGCAAGGTAAAAATCAACGGCGTGCTGGCGGATTCTCCCGGTATTCAGGTTGATCCTGAAAATGACCGTGTGGAAGTCAACGGCAAGCTTGTGCAGCATGAAGAAAAGTCCAAAGACCTATACATCCTGCTGCACAAAACCATCGAGACTGTGACTACAGCCAAAGATCCGCAAGGCCGCAAAACAGTACTCGACCTGTTACCGCCGGAAATCGTCAAGCGCAGGGTCTTTCCTGTAGGCAGACTCGACTTCTACTCTGAAGGCATGCTCCTGCTGACTACTGACGGTGAACTCTGCAACCGCATGACCCACCCCAAGTGGCACCTGCCCAAAATCTACCACGTGACCATTCGCGGAAAGCTTTCCGAAAAAGAACTCTCTGTCATGCAAAACGGCATGTACCTTGAAGACAAAAGGGAGCTGCTCGCACCGGTCAACATCAAAGCAATTTCTGAAGTTGGTGAGACCACCAAATATGAAATGGAACTGCGCCAAGGCATCAACCGCCAGATCAGGCGTATGTTCGGTGAATTTGATAAAACCATTCTGCGCCTCAAGAGAATCCGCCAAGGACGCATTGAGCTTGGAAATCTCAAGCCCGGAAAATGGCGCGAGTTGTCTGCAAAAGAACTTACTTTGCTAAAAAATGATTTGAAGATGAAATAA
- the lolA gene encoding outer membrane lipoprotein chaperone LolA: MRFRILILVVSVLLSFSSMAVADELTTEIQKSYDSIKTFKADFTQTLTNAASKEQDLRSGKITFKQPSLLRWESVKPEPELLIVGESVVWDYFPEDELALKYRTQQLFNSKTMIKFISGQAKLEEDFVVENQGEDNGLIKLKLLPLEPETGMVLAFAWIDPEKKMMRKVLVVDFYGNGNEVSMDNIEIDPEVDDAQFQFTPPEGVNVEDNTQNQ, from the coding sequence ATGCGATTCAGGATTTTAATACTTGTTGTCTCGGTACTGCTTTCCTTCAGCTCTATGGCTGTGGCAGATGAACTGACTACTGAGATTCAGAAATCATACGATTCAATTAAAACTTTCAAAGCTGACTTTACTCAGACTTTGACCAATGCTGCAAGTAAGGAACAGGATCTCCGTTCCGGTAAAATTACTTTTAAGCAACCCTCATTGCTCCGTTGGGAATCAGTAAAGCCGGAGCCGGAGCTGCTGATCGTGGGTGAATCCGTTGTCTGGGACTATTTTCCTGAAGACGAACTGGCTCTTAAATATCGCACCCAGCAGCTTTTTAATTCTAAAACCATGATCAAATTCATCTCTGGGCAGGCTAAGCTCGAAGAGGATTTTGTGGTCGAGAATCAGGGTGAAGATAATGGGCTGATCAAACTTAAGCTGCTTCCCCTTGAGCCGGAAACAGGCATGGTGCTTGCCTTTGCGTGGATTGATCCGGAAAAGAAAATGATGCGTAAAGTGCTGGTGGTCGACTTTTACGGTAACGGAAATGAAGTTTCTATGGACAATATTGAGATTGACCCTGAAGTTGATGACGCGCAGTTCCAGTTTACTCCGCCCGAAGGTGTGAACGTGGAAGATAACACGCAGAATCAGTAG
- a CDS encoding L-2-amino-thiazoline-4-carboxylic acid hydrolase: MKEQPVSQISRRLIEAELYGELYATMSEQFGKEKALQVITVNLQKSARKAGQSFAASVDTPNLKHFATVVEIWKKDDAIEVADSSIEGSELTVKVVRCRYQESYREMGLPEELCTLLSCSRDEPFAKGYSENLSMVRETTLAEGGDCCPFKFIWG, translated from the coding sequence ATGAAAGAACAACCTGTATCACAAATTTCCCGCAGACTTATCGAAGCAGAGCTCTACGGCGAACTCTATGCAACCATGAGCGAGCAGTTCGGCAAAGAAAAAGCCCTGCAGGTTATAACCGTAAACCTGCAAAAATCAGCCCGTAAGGCGGGACAATCCTTCGCCGCATCCGTAGATACACCAAATCTTAAACATTTCGCAACTGTAGTTGAAATCTGGAAAAAAGATGATGCCATCGAAGTTGCAGACAGCTCAATTGAAGGCAGTGAATTGACAGTAAAAGTAGTCCGCTGCCGTTATCAGGAATCCTACCGTGAAATGGGTTTGCCTGAAGAACTCTGCACCCTGCTCTCCTGTTCCCGCGATGAACCGTTCGCTAAAGGGTACAGCGAGAATTTAAGCATGGTTCGCGAAACAACCCTTGCAGAAGGCGGAGACTGTTGCCCTTTTAAATTCATCTGGGGTTAG
- a CDS encoding DNA translocase FtsK 4TM domain-containing protein, which produces MREQTEDETLPSGKFAKEIAGLFWIFLAAFLFISMYSYHPGDPTLNQAVSSSWKVKNLIGPAGSYAAGILVEMLGLGSWLIPFYFLFLGITSFISALRQPWWRWIGLVLLYVCLLAWSSHPWLVEYQKTLAIHEGGFIGALLSKWSFKYLKPVGAFLFWMFMTLAGIQLTLNLSWASIGKRLRSLLTDFWLKNKERVGRKAKRMQAEQKIKRAERKKAKAESKVRKEAEDDYIEDVDVEEEGDVLVLKPFADKPAAKEKSKAKPKKPKARKIDTSTDFPALDFLTEPKVAGVQFDPKDLEEKTEALKVCLSDFNIDGEVQNVIPGPVVTMFEFRPAPGVKVSKIANLTDDIALALKATAVRIEAPIPGKDSVGIEIPNDNRQTVYLREIFEHGSFTKSKSPLTMALGKDIQGEPVSADLAKMPHLLVAGATGAGKSVCLNGLLMSMLYKAGPEELKLLLIDPKRIELAVYASLPHLVHPVVTDMALAKSALEWAVFEMDKRYENMARLGVRNIASYNEKLAKSGEDLPEELEDLEPMPYLVIIVDELADLMLTAGKDVEISIVRLAQLARAAGIHIILATQRPSVDVVTGLIKANFPTRISFQVTSKHDSRTILDMVGAEKLLGRGDMLFKPSGSKLRRLHGALVEDDEIKGVVDFWKKKCPQDFDLDFTDWKDSGASGPGVGSMPGESDDPVYNEAVQFVMEQGKASISLLQRRFRIGFNRAARFIEQMEQDGILGPQDGSKPRIVLVTKD; this is translated from the coding sequence ATTCGGGAACAAACGGAGGATGAGACACTGCCAAGCGGAAAGTTCGCAAAAGAGATTGCCGGCCTGTTCTGGATTTTTTTAGCCGCATTTCTTTTTATAAGCATGTACTCTTACCATCCGGGTGATCCGACCCTCAATCAGGCTGTCAGCAGCAGCTGGAAAGTTAAAAACCTTATCGGGCCCGCCGGATCATATGCCGCCGGGATTCTCGTGGAAATGCTGGGTCTTGGCTCATGGCTGATTCCGTTTTATTTTCTTTTTCTCGGCATTACTTCCTTTATTTCTGCTCTTCGCCAGCCGTGGTGGCGCTGGATCGGATTGGTGCTCCTGTATGTTTGCCTGCTCGCATGGTCTTCCCATCCGTGGCTGGTTGAATACCAGAAGACTCTCGCTATTCATGAGGGCGGTTTCATTGGTGCGCTTCTTTCCAAGTGGTCTTTCAAGTATCTGAAACCCGTGGGCGCATTTCTGTTCTGGATGTTCATGACTCTTGCCGGGATTCAGCTGACCCTGAATCTCAGCTGGGCTTCCATCGGCAAAAGACTGCGTTCTTTGCTCACCGATTTCTGGCTCAAGAATAAGGAGCGTGTCGGCCGCAAAGCCAAGCGCATGCAGGCCGAACAGAAGATCAAGCGTGCCGAGCGCAAAAAAGCAAAGGCTGAATCCAAAGTCCGCAAGGAAGCTGAGGATGATTATATTGAAGATGTTGATGTAGAAGAAGAGGGCGATGTTCTCGTTCTCAAACCTTTTGCTGATAAGCCTGCCGCAAAAGAAAAAAGCAAGGCCAAACCCAAGAAGCCGAAGGCCAGAAAAATCGACACGAGTACTGATTTTCCGGCTTTGGATTTTCTTACAGAACCGAAGGTTGCCGGTGTTCAATTTGATCCCAAAGATCTTGAAGAAAAGACCGAGGCCTTAAAGGTTTGCTTGAGCGATTTTAATATTGACGGTGAAGTTCAGAATGTTATTCCCGGTCCGGTTGTAACCATGTTTGAATTCCGTCCCGCTCCGGGGGTAAAGGTCAGCAAGATTGCCAACCTGACAGACGACATCGCTCTTGCACTTAAAGCCACAGCCGTTCGTATTGAGGCTCCCATTCCGGGTAAGGATTCTGTCGGGATCGAGATTCCCAACGACAATCGCCAGACTGTTTACCTGCGTGAAATTTTCGAACACGGCAGCTTTACCAAGTCCAAGTCCCCGCTGACTATGGCCCTTGGTAAGGATATTCAGGGTGAACCTGTTTCCGCCGATCTCGCCAAGATGCCGCATCTGCTGGTAGCAGGGGCTACCGGGGCCGGTAAGAGTGTCTGCTTGAACGGTCTGCTCATGTCCATGCTCTACAAGGCTGGCCCCGAAGAACTCAAGTTGTTGCTCATCGACCCTAAGCGTATCGAACTGGCAGTATACGCCAGCCTGCCGCATCTCGTGCATCCCGTAGTTACAGACATGGCTCTTGCCAAGTCCGCGCTTGAATGGGCTGTTTTCGAGATGGACAAGCGTTACGAGAACATGGCTCGTCTCGGTGTGCGTAACATTGCCAGCTACAACGAAAAGCTTGCCAAGTCCGGTGAGGATTTGCCCGAAGAGTTGGAAGATCTCGAACCAATGCCGTATCTGGTAATTATCGTGGACGAGCTTGCCGACCTTATGCTCACAGCAGGCAAGGATGTTGAGATCAGTATTGTGCGTCTTGCACAGCTGGCCCGTGCTGCCGGGATTCACATCATCCTTGCTACCCAGCGTCCGTCTGTTGATGTCGTAACCGGATTGATCAAGGCCAACTTTCCGACCCGTATTTCATTTCAGGTGACCTCCAAGCATGACTCGCGCACCATTCTTGATATGGTCGGTGCTGAGAAGCTGCTTGGACGCGGTGACATGCTCTTCAAGCCCAGTGGTTCCAAGCTGCGCAGGCTTCATGGTGCATTGGTGGAAGATGATGAGATCAAGGGCGTGGTCGATTTCTGGAAGAAGAAATGTCCTCAGGATTTTGATCTTGATTTTACCGATTGGAAAGATTCCGGTGCCTCCGGTCCCGGAGTCGGATCTATGCCCGGAGAGTCCGACGATCCGGTTTATAACGAGGCTGTGCAATTCGTAATGGAGCAGGGTAAGGCTTCAATTTCTCTGCTGCAGCGCCGTTTTCGTATCGGTTTTAACAGAGCTGCCCGTTTCATCGAACAGATGGAGCAGGACGGGATTCTAGGACCGCAGGACGGCAGCAAGCCGCGTATCGTGCTTGTGACTAAAGATTAA
- the efp gene encoding elongation factor P — MISTKDFRNGLKIEIDGKPYEIVEFQHFKPGKGGAFVRTKLRNMFTGRITDQTFRSGEKVKKPDMATKEMQFLYKDGEEYVLMDLESYEQMNVVADVIGSAGGFLKEGETNKALLYNGEVIGVDLPASVILEVTQTDPGVQGDRVSNATKPATLETGLAINVPLFINEGDKIKVDTRSSEYLGREK, encoded by the coding sequence ATGATTTCTACTAAAGATTTTAGAAATGGACTTAAAATTGAGATTGATGGTAAACCTTATGAAATTGTTGAATTTCAGCATTTCAAACCCGGTAAGGGCGGCGCATTTGTACGCACCAAGCTGCGTAACATGTTCACCGGCCGTATTACCGACCAGACTTTCCGCTCCGGTGAGAAAGTAAAAAAGCCTGACATGGCTACCAAAGAAATGCAGTTCCTGTACAAGGACGGCGAAGAATACGTACTCATGGATCTCGAATCATACGAGCAGATGAACGTTGTTGCTGATGTTATCGGTAGCGCAGGCGGTTTCCTTAAAGAAGGTGAAACCAACAAGGCTCTGCTTTATAATGGTGAAGTAATCGGCGTAGACCTGCCTGCTTCCGTAATTCTTGAAGTAACCCAGACCGATCCCGGCGTACAGGGTGACCGTGTAAGTAACGCAACCAAGCCCGCAACTCTTGAGACCGGACTCGCTATCAACGTCCCCCTGTTCATTAACGAAGGGGATAAGATCAAGGTAGATACCCGCTCCAGCGAATACCTCGGTCGTGAAAAGTAA